From Penicillium psychrofluorescens genome assembly, chromosome: 6, one genomic window encodes:
- a CDS encoding uncharacterized protein (ID:PFLUO_009144-T1.cds;~source:funannotate) yields MPPNNRKKKKPASNPARGFATVSVPSKPKPEPTETPPSPAGDSRATPDNEPQPARAEDRPATTSAPDPTASLQNYTPEELEKHLEEAEFQILVDKYAAKCKGDAMRQAAKLETERRVFRQQAASLSLLEWLPTEMQERILELAGIEEHDQLLSNGRIVGTKQAGLSEEELYTKLWVLKETLLNLEFPENRVEEALKHILLYFSGNLPSASRDVVWNLDESLEWLAMHSDKAELPSYTQVNARPQKDADSVMSWMTGSEPSQSSTPNASQNESKQGKPKPDWKASKVAPPIAYDSDSSVDPDSMVPEWLDLQTQLYQLQPDLFDRPGKGKKAGRGTTAGHSDDPQVSKILRKIARIEGDVLFERREAEYIWNEKLDELRKDAAFMRRPVEKKKPNPPSTEAADQSKPASTKESDADLLPMDDELDSGLLGGMFEADADSGSILGLPPPQTQAAITLRDFGNWAGLSPRRVLEETCKARDSSSKVVYQDISPSSHTNKKAVEVRWSKPQEIPFSLAVDLVTHKSNAFATFVSMDALATPNAQQAEGYVSTLALFILFPQTSKEGKAYLRLPAVWRDLWTEFSTLKKSQEDELDKSTVKDLKRLIQENQGTFEDDVVLSDNFRKRNGVGSKPGSPMKGLARESYKASEEQLREAWMAKASTPSFQRMIVGRMNLPIWSFKEEILNTLDTHQALIICSETGSGKSTQIPSFILEHEMLHGRPCKVYVTEPRRISAISLARRVSEEMGENRNDVGTNRSLIGFAVRLESKISQSTRLVYATTGVVVRMLERPDDFHDITHVVLDEVHERTIDSDFLLIVLRRLMQKRPDLKLILMSATLEAQRFSTYLGGVPVLNIPGRTFPVEMKYLEDAIELTKYRLSEDDPNTVLDDDMDEVSDAVAGDNAGGLQATLDGYSKQTRETVLNIDEYRMDYTLIKRLLLKIATDPAMAEYSKAILVFMPGLAEIRRMNDEILSEPAFQKGWIVHALHSSIASEDQEKAFVVPPEGTRKIVIATNIAETGITIPDITAVVDAGKEKMMRFDERRQLSRLVESFISRANAKQRRGRAGRVQNGICFHLFTKFRHDKLLAEQQTPEMLRLSLQDLVLRVKICKLGEVEQTLLEALDPPLPKNIRRAIDALKEVKALTNNESLTSLGMQLAKLPLDVFLGKLIIHGAFFRCLDAAVSIAAILSSKSPFVNTMGSNSQRDAARASFHKGDSDLLTVYNAYCVWKRTRSTPGMSEFAFCRKNFLSPQTLLGIEDVKMQLVVSIADAGLLTLDATQKAALNRARSSNRQRQFFVIPEEYDLNSSNDVVVNSVVAWSFYPKLLTREGKGWRNVANNQSVTLHPTSVNKRADSAVKWLSYYHIMQARNRNLNAHETSAVDDFAIALLCGDAEFKMYAGVISIDSNRVRFSVRDWKSMLALKILNARLRDILSGTFRNPHRPLSYKQQQWLEIWQQIFAQAGKR; encoded by the exons ATGCCGCCCAATAaccgcaagaagaagaagcccgccTCCAATCCCGCACGAGGCTTCGCGACGGTCTCGGTCCCCTCCAAACCCAAGCCAGAACCCACGGAGACACCTCCATCGCCGGCAGGAGACTCTAGAGCTACGCCGGACAACGAGCCCCAACCAGCCCGCGCAGAGGACCGTCCCGCGACTACTAGCGCGCCGGACCCGACAGCCTCATTACAGAACTACACCCCGGAAGAGCTCGAAAAGCACCTGGAGGAAGCAGAGTTCCAGATCCTGGTGGACAAATATGCAGCGAAATGCAAAGGCGACGCGATGCGACAGGCTGCCAAGCTGGAGACAGAACGGCGGGTCTTCCGGCAGCAAGCGGCGTCATTGAGTCTGCTCGAGTGGCTTCCGACGGAGATGCAGGAGAGGATTCTGGAATTGGCAGGGATTGAAGAGCATGACCAGCTGCTGTCGAATGGACGAATCGTCGGGACAAAACAAGCCGGCCTTTCAGAAGAGGAGCTATATACGAAGCTCTGGGTCTTGAAGGAGACACTACTGAACCTCGAGTTTCCGGAAAACCGAGTGGAGGAGGCTCTGAAACATATTCTGCTTTATTTCTCGGGCAACTTGCCCAGCGCAAGCCGGGACGTGGTCTGGAATCTGGACGAGTCGTTGGAGTGGCTCGCCATGCACAGTGACAAGGCGGAGCTGCCATCTTACACCCAGGTAAACGCTCGTCCACAGAAAGACGCGGACAGTGTTATGTCTTGGATGACTG GATCAGAGCCGTCACAGTCTTCGACTCCTAACGCCTCGCAGAATGAGAGCAAACAAGGCAAACCAAAACCGGATTGGAAGGCATCGAAGGTTGCTCCTCCAATTGCCTATGACTCGGATAGCTCGGTTGATCCAGACAGCATGGTTCCTGAGTGGTTGGATCTCCAGACGCAGCTATATCAGCTTCAGCCCGATCTCTTTGATCGCCCTGGAAAGGGCAAGAAAGCTGGCCGCGGAACAACAGCCGGCCATTCAGACGACCCACAAGTGTCTAAAATTCTGCGGAAAATTGCAAGGATTGAGGGAGACGTGCTTTTTGAGCGTCGAGAGGCCGAGTATATTTGGAACGAAAAACTTGACGAGCTTCGAAAAGATGCAGCCTTTATGCGACGCCCCgtggagaaaaagaaaccGAATCCCCCTTCGACGGAGGCAGCAGATCAATCAAAACCGGCGTCAACAAAAGAATCAGACGCTGATCTCTTGCCAatggatgatgaattggaTTCCGGTCTCCTGGGTGGCATGTTTGAAGCCGATGCTGATTCAGGATCTATCTTGggtctccctcctcctcagaCACAGGCTGCCATCACTCTTCGAGATTTTGGAAACTGGGCGGGCTTGAGTCCTCGCCGTGTTTTGGAAGAAACTTGCAAAGCCAGAGACTCATCAAGCAAGGTTGTTTATCAAGATATCTCGCCCTCTAGCCACACCAATAAGAAGGCCGTTGAGGTGCGATGGTCGAAACCCCAAGAGATTCCTTTTTCACTGGCAGTGGATCTGGTTACGCACAAGTCAAATGCTTTCGCTACGTTTGTGTCCATGGACGCCCTCGCAACGCCGAATGCACAACAGGCGGAAGGCTATGTATCGACCCTCGCACTGTTTATCCTCTTCCCGCAGACCTCTAAAGAGGGTAAGGCCTACCTGCGTCTCCCTGCAGTTTGGAGAGATCTGTGGACAGAGTTCTCAACTTTGAAAAAGTCGCAGGAAGACGAGCTTGACAAGAGCACTGTCAAGGACCTCAAGCGCCTAATCCAAGAAAATCAAGGCACGTTTGAGGATGATGTCGTGCTATCCGACAACTTCCGCAAGAGGAACGGAGTCGGAAGTAAACCAGGAAGTCCCATGAAAGGACTTGCTCGAGAGAGCTACAAAGCCTCGGAGGAGCAACTGAGAGAGGCATGGATGGCAAAGGCCTCAACACCATCCTTCCAGCGAATGATTGTGGGCCGTATGAACCTTCCGATCTGGAGCTtcaaagaagagatcctcAACACGCTAGATACCCACCAAGCCCTGATCATCTGCAGTGAGACGGGAAGCGGGAAAAGCACGCAAATCCCGTCTTTTATTCTGGAACATGAGATGCTTCATGGACGGCCGTGCAAGGTTTATGTGACCGAGCCGCGACGTATCTCTGCGATCTCGCTGGCTCGACGAGTTAGTGAAGAAATGGGTGAAAACAGGAATGACGTGGGCACGAACCGGTCTCTCATCGGCTTTGCGGTAAGATTGGAAAGCAAGATCAGCCAATCCACGCGATTGGTATATGC AACCACCGGAGTCGTTGTCCGCATGCTGGAGCGGCCCGATGATTTCCACGATATCACTCACGTTGTTCTGGATGAAGTCCACGAGCGCACAATCGACAGCGATTTTCTTCTCATTGTTCTTCGGAGGCTCATGCAGAAGCGTCCTGATCTGAAGCTCATCCTGATGTCTGCCACCCTAGAGGCTCAGCGGTTCTCGACATATCTTGGCGGTGTGCCGGTTCTCAATATTCCTGGACGGACGTTCCCTGTGGAGATGAAATATCTAGAAGATGCCATCGAGTTGACAAAGTACCGTCTATCTGAGGATGATCCTAACACTGTCCTCGATGATGACATGGATGAAGTATCAGATGCCGTTGCTGGTGACAATGCGGGAGGGTTACAAGCTACACTCGACGGGTACTCCAAGCAGACCAGGGAGACAGTACTCAATATCGATGAATACAGGATGGACTACACACTGATCAAGAGACTGCTCTTAAAGATCGCAACTGACCCGGCTATGGCTGAGTACAGTAAAGCCATCCTGGTCTTCATGCCTGGACTGGCGGAGATTCGCCGCATGAATGACGAGATTCTCTCTGAGCCAGCCTTCCAAAAAGGATGGATTGTGCATGCGCTGCACTCTTCGATTGCGAGCGAAGATCAAGAGAAGGCGTTTGTTGTGCCTCCTGAGGGCACAAGGAAGATTGTCATTGCTACCAACATCGCAGAAACCG GTATCACGATCCCGGATATTACTGCGGTTGTCGATgcaggaaaagagaagatgATGCG ATTCGACGAAAGACGACAGCTCTCCAGGCTCGTTGAGTCATTCATCTCGCGCGCCAATGCGAAACAGCGCCGGGGACGAGCTGGTCGTGTCCAGAATGGCATCTGCTTCCACCTCTTCACTAAATTCCGGCATGATAAGTTG CTTGCAGAACAACAAACCCCAGAGATGCTGCGACTCTCGCTGCAGGATCTGGTGCTGCGAGTCAAGATTTGCAAGTTAGGTGAAGTGGAACAGACACTACTCGAAGCGCTGGACCCGCCACTTCCCAAGAACATTCGGCGTGCAATTGATGCTTTGAAGGAAGTGAAAGCTCTTACGAACAATGAGAGTCTAACTTCCCTTGGCATGCAGCTGGCCAAACTGCCGCTTGATGTTTTCTTGGGGAAACTGATCATCCACGGGGCATTTTTCCGATGCTTGGACGCGGCTGTCAGCATCGCTGCcatcctttcctccaaaTCACCGTTTGTCAACACAATGGGTTCCAACTCGCAGCGGGATGCCGCTCGGGCGTCTTTCCACAAAG GTGATTCGGATCTTCTAACTGTATACAACGCCTACTGTGTCTGGAAGCGGACGAGAAGCACACCCGGAATGAGCGAGTTCGCGTTCTGTCGAAAGAATTTCTTAAGTCCACAGACACTGTTGGGCATTGAGGATGTGAAGATGCAACTGGTGGTTTCTATCGCCGATGCTGGGCTGTTGACTCTAGATGCAACCCAGAAAGCGGCACTTAATCG GGCACGGTCCAGCAACAGACAGCGCCAATTCTTCGTCATTCCCGAAGAATACGACCTCAACAGCAGCAACGACGTGGTGGTCAACTCCGTTGTGGCATGGAGTTTCTACCCAAAGCTTCTGACCCGCGAGGGCAAAGGCTGGCGCAATGTCGCCAACAACCAGTCTGTCACATTGCACCCGACCTCGGTGAACAAGCGAGCAGACTCGGCCGTGAAGTGGCTATCATACTACCACATCATGCAAGCGCGCAACCGCAACCTGAACGCCCATGAAACCAGCGCTGTCGATGATTTTGCAATTGCCCTACTCTGTGGTGACGCTGAATTCAAG ATGTACGCCGgcgtcatctccatcgacTCCAACCGAGTGCGGTTCTCCGTGCGAGACTGGAAATCGATGCTCGCCCTGAAAATCCTCAACGCCCGCCTCCGTGATATTCTATCCGGGACATTCCGCAACCCACACCGACCCTTGTCTTATaaacagcagcagtggctGGAGATATGGCAGCAGATTTTTGCACAGGCAGGCAAGAGATAG
- a CDS encoding uncharacterized protein (ID:PFLUO_009145-T1.cds;~source:funannotate) → MNQTAPYMDVHSSHLSSAQPYASQGATSGAMSHYPYHHQPPVLQPASSYAPAASYPQYGYGNPVTSPPTGHHPPPSSLGGQMPAQLLPLPVSNHSVAAPGYGNYGNNTGAPLQGYVYDTQGQQAPPGAKPRVTATLWEDEGSLCYQVEAKGVCVARREDNHMINGTKLLNVAGMTRGRRDGILKSEKIRHVVKIGPMHLKGVWIPFERALEFANKEKITDLLYPLFVNNIGGLLYHPANQSRTNVVVQESQQRRMEGPPQGLQRTPSGHQPPGLHHHHMHTPMSSHMSQPPSMAGGPRPGLERANTFPTPPASASSLIGVTNQGNSYEWGGHGMGSGVHHAQPLSIDTALSNQRSMPTTPATTPPGNNLQGMPSYQGQSGYDSKPYYSAAPQSHSQYAPHTPLAQPGMSAYGQSMPGNSYVKNEMAPPTARASGTAEPENSELKADRYPQSNAPADGVQEQEHEYLQDGAGYNANRGSYTYTTNPSVGSLTGEHSQLTPEMAGSPQQNGSGRMTPRTGGGAPPHWASGYNTPPRPSAASSLYNIVSDTRGTPANGASNDPYSMPSASTPVYQTAMNASGGSMGSGSKRMREDDDLPPPEYDTKRRKTLTDTTTGGPVGAPLLQPMKAPQSVMSRRR, encoded by the exons ATGAACCAAACAGCCCCATACATGGACGTACATTCCTCGCACCTATCGTCCGCGCAACCCTACGCTTCGCAGGGTGCCACATCCGGTGCCATGTCGCATTACCCTTACCACCATCAGCCGCCTGTCTTGCAGCCTGCCTCTTCATATGCGCCAGCTGCATCGTATCCGCAGTATGGCTATGGCAATCCCGTCACATCTCCTCCGACGGGGCATCATCCGCCCCCGAGCTCGCTCGGCGGACAGATGCCCGCGCAATTGCTGCCGTTGCCTG TAAGCAACCACTCTGTTGCAGCTCCTGGTTATGGAAATTATGGAAACAACACCGGAGCTCCGCTGCAAGGATATGTCTACGATACCCAAGGCCAGCAGGCCCCGCCTGGCGCTAAGCCGCGGGTGACAGCCACTCTGTGGGAAGATGAAGGCAGTCTCTGCTATCAGGTGGAGGCCAAGGGAGTCTGCGTTGCCCGGAGAGAGG ACAACCACATGATTAATGGAACCAAGTTACTGAATGTGGCGGGTATGACCCGTGGACGTCGTGACGGAATTCTCAAGAGCGAGAAGATCCGCCATGTCGTAAAAATTGGCCCTATGCATCTGAAGGGCGTCTG GATTCCTTTTGAACGTGCTTTGGAATTTGCGAACAAGGAAAAGATCACCGATCTCTTGTACCCGCTGTTCGTGAACAATATCGGTGGCCTGCTGTACCACCCGGCCAATCAATCTCGCACCAACGTGGTGGTGCAAGAGTCGCAACAGCGGCGGATGGAGGGCCCTCCTCAAGGCCTTCAGCGCACCCCGTCTGGGCACCAGCCTCCAGGgcttcaccaccaccacatgCACACTCCCATGTCCTCTCACATGTCGCAGCCGCCATCAATGGCCGGTGGTCCCCGTCCCGGACTTGAACGGGCTAATACGTTTCCTACTCCCCCTGCCAGCGCCTCCAGCCTCATTGGGGTGACCAACCAGGGCAACTCGTACGAATGGGGCGGCCATGGCATGGGCTCTGGAGTGCATCACGCACAGCCATTGTCCATTGACACGGCGCTGAGCAACCAGCGCTCGATGCCGACCACCCCGGCAACCACGCCTCCTGGCAACAATCTGCAGGGCATGCCTTCGTACCAAGGCCAGTCTGGCTACGACAGCAAGCCTTATTACTCGGCGGCCCCACAGTCACATTCGCAATATGCCCCGCACACTCCCTTGGCGCAGCCAGGTATGTCCGCCTACGGGCAATCGATGCCGGGAAATTCCTATGTGAAGAATGAAATGGCACCTCCGACAGCCAGGGCTTCGGGCACCGCTGAGCCTGAAAACTCGGAGCTGAAAGCAGATCGCTACCCTCAGAGCAACGCCCCGGCAGATGGTGTACAGGAGCAAGAGCACGAGTACCTGCAGGATGGAGCGGGCTACAATGCCAACCGTGGCTCGTACACCTACACGACCAACCCCTCTGTCGGCTCTCTGACCGGCGAGCATTCCCAACTCACTCCCGAGATGGCGGGTTCTCCGCAGCAGAACGGATCGGGTCGCATGACTCCACGGACAGGTGGTGGCGCCCCGCCGCACTGGGCGTCTGGGTACAACACGCCTCCGCGCCCATCGGCAGCGAGCAGCCTGTACAACATCGTGAGCGACACGCGCGGCACGCCCGCCAACGGGGCCTCAAATGATCCGTACTCGAtgccctccgcctcgacccCAGTGTACCAGACGGCCATGAACGCGAGCGGCGGATCTATGGGATCTGGCAGCAAGCGCATGCGCGAGGATGACGACCTGCCCCCACCTGAGTACGACACCAAGCGCCGTAAGACCTTGACGGATACGACCACCGGCGGTCCCGTTGGTGCACCTCTGCTGCAACCGATGAAGGCGCCTCAGAGTGTGATGTCCCGTCGTCGGTGA